TACACTGCTGGTAAGAATTGTGcgaactcttttttttaaaatgaagtctcCACTATCTAAAAGAATCCAAAGACAATCCTTGGTCAGACTGAATGGCCATGGTTCAATACGTCCCCTATCCACTGTCACACTGCCCCTAGTCCTCATTTTTTCAAAcaattcaattccttcatttcgTTTGTTTTTTGGTcaccaaatgtttatttttttctccttccctcctacctccctctTGCCcatgagaaaaagggaagaaaggaagaaagaaagaataagtcAGGCTGTCAAGAGGAACCCCTCTGTCATACATTTATAGCCAAAGATAACAAATTCCCATGGTGTTCAGGTATGACAACGTGTTCCCCATGCTATGCTCTaatccattctctctctcattgTTCCTCATGAGCCCTCTTGGATGATGTTTGTTGATGTAGTTGATAATAAGTCTTAcattttccttaaatgtttttattcataATATTGATGCTCTGGGATAAGCTGTGCTCCTGATTTGGCTAGCCTCCCTCACTATCACTTCAGAGCAGTCTGCCCGAGTCTCTTTgaaactctctctttttttcttccaacacAATAGTGTTCCTCCACATCGTATGGTATAGTcagtccagtcattccccaagtgaagGTGCCCCCTtaattcacaaatattttctgcCACAAAAGAACTAGTATACATGTTTTTAATGTGcaggaccttttcctctttctttgaactctttggggtataggcctaGCAGTGATATAACTAGGTCAAGGGGCATGCACAGGTTAGTAACTTTGAGGATAgtgttccaaattgcttcccagaatgctTGTATCCATTCACAGCTCCTCCAAGCATGCCATCAGTATTCCTATTTCCCCACATCCCCACTaccacttgtcattttcctttttttatcacaTCTACCAAAACTGATGAatatgaggtggaacctcagagttgctttaattatCTGTTCTCTACTAATTCATAATCTggaacacttttaaaaatatggctacagaggcagagccaagatggcagagtagtcGTATGGACCTGCATTATCTctactcccatagcccataacatacctgcaaaaaatgactctagacaaattctagagaacagaagtcacaaaatgacagagtgaaagagatttccagcccaagactatCTGGagggctgacaggaagggtctgtcaCACTTGGCTTGGAAcaaagcacagcccagccttggtcatgctCCACAGCTTGGACAGGACTGGACCAGGCTTCAGAATCGTGAGCAGTAGCTGTGgtttctagatttctcaacccacaaatgccaaagacagcttcaaagatcagtgagaaagctctttcacctgggtgaggaggaagcagggtctggccctagccctaGGCCCAGgttggtggcagccactgctacAGCAGTTTCCATTTTGGGAACCCTCTgtctaaagtccctgggggaattgtgCAGCTGATCTgcgtctcagtcctgagtggcagccctggggtaagAAAGAGCGCTGATGTGATTGAGCTGGCATCGGCTCTAGAGATGGAACCCTtatcgcagatcctgggcagaaaacttGTGGTTGTTtgcagaccagagcacaggtcaggagaggaataaactcctcttccttgattgtgccaccttggaggaactgagaacttagagaTCCCTGAAgatactctccacttgacaaaagactcaaaagtcaagtaacaggctgggacaatgcccaaaaaagagagaaaaaataagactatagaattttactttcttggtgaacaggtactttcttccatgctttcagatgaggaagaacaaagcttaccatcagaggaagacataaaagtcaaggcttctgcatccaaaacctccaaaaaatgttcaatgggctcaggccatggaagagctcaaaaaaggattttgaaaatcaagtaagagaggtggaggaaaaattgggaaaagaaatgatagcaatgcaaggaaatcatgaaaagtaagacaacaacttgctaaaggagacacaaaaaatcctgaagaaaataacacctttaaaaatagactaacacaaatggcaaaagaggtccaaaaaaaccaatgaggagaataatacttttaaaagcagaattagccaaatggaaaagtaggttcaaaagcttgttgaagaaaatagttctttaaaaattagaatttaaaaattaaaaattagttggaaggtaatgactttatgagaaaacaagaaattacaaagcaaaaccaagaaaatgaaaaaatagaagacaatatgaaatatctcagtggaaaaactactgccctggaaagtagatctagaagaggcaatttaaaaattgcctgaaagccatgatcaaaaaaaggccctagacattatctttcatgaaattatcaatgaaaattaccctgatattctagaaccagagggtaaattacatattgaaagaatccattgatcacttcgtgaaagagatctgaaaagaaaaactcctagaaatattatagccaaattctagagttcccaggttaaggagaaaatattgtaagcagccagaaagaaacaatttgagtgttgtggaaatacaattaggttaacagaagatttagcagcatttatattaagggatcaaagcacttggaatatgatattccagaagtcaaaggaactaggattaaaatgaaaaatcaccAATAATACTTCAAtgggaaaagtggtcattcaatgaaatggaggactttgaagcattcttgatgaaaagtccagagctgaatagaaaatttgactttcaaacacaagaagcaagaaaagcttgaaaggtaaacaggaaatagaaatcataagtgacttattaaagttgacgtgtttacattcctacatggaaagaaagtatttgtaactcttgaaacttttctcagtatttgggtatttggagggattatgtacatatagacagagggcacagggtgagttgaataggaagggttgatgtctaaaaaataaaattaagaggtgagagagaaatatgttgcaaggagaaaaggaaaaatggaaaggagcaaattatctttcataaatgAGGCAATGGatgggaaaaagggggaggtgaaggGAAAAACTGAAACTTACTCTGatcatatttgacttaaggagggaataacatgcacactcaatttggtatgaaaatctatcttacactacaggaaagtaagggagaaggggataagtggggtgtggggggaggatagaagggagggcaaatgagaggagggaataattagaaataaacatttttggggagggacaaggtcaaaagacggaatagaataaatggggggcaggatagaatggaggaaaatatagttaatctttcacaacatgactattatggaagtcttttgcataactgcacatgtatagcctatattgaattgtttgccttctcagtggggatctgtggggagagaggaagggagagaagttggaactcaaagttttagaaacgaatgttgagaattgtttctgcatgtcactgggtaataagaaatagaggtaatggggaatagaaatctatcttgccctacaagaaaagagagaagatggggataagggaagggaggggtgtgatagaagggagggcagattggggggagggcagattgggggaaggggtaatcagaatgcacagtctcttgcagtggggggaggggagagatcaagtgaaaatttgtaactcaaaatcttgtggaaacgaatgttgcaaactaaaaataaataaattaattaaaaaatatggcTACAAATAGCCTGGGTTTCTTCTCTTGACAGCTACCTGGAcagtaattggaaaaagagattgtTGTCCCAGACTAGAGAAATTTGGGGTGTCTGTCTTAATACGCttctggagagagaagagatctcCTACCTTCAGAATTACTTGATCATGCCTACCCTGCCCTTCACTAGTCTTTAGGGCATGGTAGAATGGCATGCTTCCTGCATTGCAAAGATGGAATAGACCCCAGATCACATTCTCCAGGCCACACATCACCTGGATATTTTTTATATTAGAAACAAATCACACATGCCTCTCTTTGAGGTGcaaatccttttttatttcttttttatactaTTTTCCcccaagacaatttttagcattcattttcttgagattttgagttccaaagttttcccttcctctccatttcttccaCAAATGGTAGACAATATGATATAGGTTGCATATATGCaattatttaaaacatatttccatatcagtcatagCTGTGAGAGAAGAAACAcgtcaaaagggaaaaaaatattaaaaaataagtggaaaaaagtatgcttcagtctgcattcagagtccatcacttctttctctggatgtggatagcattttccattatgaagtTTTTGGgtctgtcttggatcattgcactgctgagaagaagTGAATCATTCATAGCTGTTCATCACACAATGTTCCTGATAGTGTTTTCCTGCTTTGCtcatttcagtttgcatcagtttgtgcaagtctttctaggtttttctgaagtcttcctgcttatcgtttcttattgcacagtagtattccattacttacatatagcacaacttgttcagtaattccccaactgatgggcatgtcctcaatttccaatattttgccagcCTGAAAAGGACTACTACAAATATGATTGCAcctgtaggtccttttcccttttttttggttCCTCTGGGATACAAAtatagtagtggcattgctgggtcaaaggttatgcacaattTGGTTGTTTTTTGGGCATAAAAACACATACATCTTTTCACAGAGCTGGACTTTGAACCCTGGTTTTCTGAAATCCAGTCTCCTTTCCATTAAATGGTTCTGCCTTCTTCCATCAAGATGTATGCAGGAGTAACTGAGCTTTTCAGCTGGAAGTGAGATAAGATGTCAGCTCAAACTAGGAGTGAGACAGAATCTGCTCTCAATATGCTGTAAAGGTTAGGCAGTGGAAGTTAAGGTACCTGAGGGTGTGGCTTCCTGCATGGGTGTGCAGCTGTGGCACAGTGTCCACCATCCAAAATCTTTCCTGAAGTGAGTGATCTTTCCCTCCTTTGCAAACCCatagcatttatgaagtgttatTGTCTTTAGATCTAAGTCTTGGGAAGTGTGGCTGTGGGGAAGAAAAGAACAGAATCTCTTTATACTCTAAATGCAAAATCTGGTTTTCCTGATGGAAGATGCCAAAAGGTCCAAAATTAGCTTGAAACTACGAAAAGTTTTTAATCAGCTGAGAGAAAACATACAAGAAAGTGTTACTGAAAAAAGCCTACAGCAAGGCTCTAGAAGGAGAACTGGTGATATAAATGAAAGCAGCAGAAAGATGGCTGAAGTATTTGTGTGTTGCTTTTATCCATGTGTCAAGGCTTATAAAAGCCTCAGAATGGATGGAGTTGTCCAAATGGAAGTCCTTCCTTGGCTCTGCTCCTGAAAGTTCTGCCAACTCCAGACACCCTGGGTCACACCAGCTGTGCCACAAACTGCTCTGTGCCCATCTGCTGCAAGCCTGTGTGCTGTATTTGTCCCTGCTGCCTCCTGACCGCCTGTGTGGCCTGCTGTGCCTCTCAGCATGCCCTGTGCTGACCAGCTTCCAGGCAGTCTATGAAGCTGGCAAGTGCTCCCCCTCCCACTGTGGAGGCAGCCCCTATCAGACCCCCTGCTGCCAGGCTTGTCCCTGTAGCCTTGGCTGCTGTGTACCCAGCCCCTAACAGTGCACCTGCTGCCAGACTGGTCCCTGCAGCCCAACCTCCTACATCTCTTCTTGCCATAAGCCTGAGCTGGGCAAAATAAATGTATCCATCTAGAGGCATAACAGCCCTTCTATGAGCATGTGGAAGTGACTTCTGGGTGGGAGCTAGTCTCTTGTCCAGTGCTGTGTTGGTGAATGGAGGGGAAGATTTTAAGCCAAGAGGATAGTGTTGTGGTGGGCAGGGTAGGTGGATAAGAGTGCACAGGACACAGTGTGGGTTGGAGAGGATGTGTCAGGGCATGGCTCTGCAGGACCATGGGAAAGTTTGTACTTGGCATGGTGGTTGGTCTGGGCACTGTCTGCCGTGCCCTGGTGGGCTCAGAAGCTTGTTCTTTGTTGACTGAGGATAAGGCAAAAAAGGCACATGAGAGGCAGGAAGGTGAGTTGATGTGGTTTATTGCCAGGAAGGCTCATGGACGGGGCTATCCCCTCTCACTTTGAACCTAGAGAGAGCCTGAGAGCTGCAGACAGTGCCAGATTGATAGACACTGTGTTAGGTACATGGCAAAACAGGAGCCATGGCTGGGGTCAGCCATGGAGGGGGCTCGGCATGGTCCTGTTGTTGGTCAGGTATTTGGTGCAGCTGGTTGTTTATGGCCTGGTGATCTCATTACCTTTGAGGCTGATGCTGCCACTTGTTCAGGCTGATGGATGGATCCAGGAGGCCTGCAGAAGTTGGTCAGGGGTGGAGTGTCATcatcagaaagagagagagagggagagagagcaccCTGTGGTCAACAGCAAGGGTTTTGGCCACAGGTGGTAGGGCAGCAGGCAGGTTTGCAGCAGGTGGGCCGGCAGATGAGGGACACAGAGGAGGATGGGCGGCAGCAGGTGGGGGCTGGACAGCAGGAGGGTGCACAGCAGCAAGAGGAGGAGGATGTGTTGGTGCAGCAGGAGGGTGTGCAGGAGAAAGGCAGGCAGCAGGTGGTTGGGCTGCACACAGGCTGACAGAGGAGGGACACACGGTACACAGGGCAGCAGCAGCTGGGCTGGCAGCAGGAGGAGGTTGTACAACAGGGTGTGGTCACACAGCAGCTGGGCTTGTAGCACACAGGGATGCAGCAGCAGGAGTGTACCATGCAGGGAGGTGCACCACAGCTTGGGGCCTGGCAACTGGATGTCTGGCAGGAGGATGGTGAACAGGAGGAGGTGCAGACAGACTGGCAGGGGCTGGGTTCACAGGCTGGCTGGCAGGTGGCAGGCATACAGCAGACTGGGCGGCACAGCAAGGTCAGGGGGCAGGCTGGTGGGCAGCATGGGGCTGGGCAGCAGCTGGGCTCACAGCAGCTCTCTGGGCAGTCATTCAGCTGCCAGGAGGAGCCTGTGCAAGAACTGGGCAAGCAGACATTGCTGCCACAACTCTTGTCACTGGAGCAGACAGAGACAGCTGAAGCTGTGGGAACACAGGGCCCAGAAAAACCAGTATCTGCCATAGTGGGAGCAGCTGTGTGGGGAGCCTTGGGcagcagagagagggaaaggactgtGAGAGAGGGGCAGATGCAGGGCGAGACTGGAGTCTCacttggatgtgtgtgtgtgtgtgtgtgtgtgtgtgtgtatgtgtgtgtctgagtgTAGCTGGGTGCTGTGTGTGAAGGTGGTGTAGCCTGGTGGGCTTTTATATCCCTCCTGCAGGAGGATGTGCCCAGGGTGCATATTCTACTTCCCTTTTGTTGTTTATAGCTAAATA
The DNA window shown above is from Notamacropus eugenii isolate mMacEug1 chromosome 2, mMacEug1.pri_v2, whole genome shotgun sequence and carries:
- the LOC140523512 gene encoding uncharacterized protein, whose product is MADTGFSGPCVPTASAVSVCSSDKSCGSNVCLPSSCTGSSWQLNDCPESCCEPSCCPAPCCPPACPLTLLCRPVCCMPATCQPACEPSPCQSVCTSSCSPSSCQTSSCQAPSCGAPPCMVHSCCCIPVCYKPSCCVTTPCCTTSSCCQPSCCCPVYRVSLLCQPVCSPTTCCLPFSCTPSCCTNTSSSSCCCAPSCCPAPTCCRPSSSVSLICRPTCCKPACCPTTCGQNPCC